One Impatiens glandulifera unplaced genomic scaffold, dImpGla2.1, whole genome shotgun sequence DNA segment encodes these proteins:
- the LOC124917159 gene encoding uncharacterized protein LOC124917159: MGITTFWIRSSLLSQRYRWLPSLLWLGTSSVPSVSSSYMPSCRSRVPHVVGDLSKPFSRFVATISLRYLSTSSNSQEISGNLETSSYAERHAEEVHLIDEWEEEEEDEAEPFIGDGGDGGGIVLKNCPWGEQALSIAHEVLLQFGDDDDDFELFAFKTSPKGYIYLRLEKLSNEYGCPSMDEIENYSRQYKRRLDELSALGEIPENLALEVSSPGAERLIRVPDDLERFKEKPMMVSYMDSQEKTGMFVMERINSETGSCIWKLADVKENRDPSARGRPFSRKLKDWRLDLPFSMIKRVTFYLD; this comes from the exons ATGGGTATAACTACGTTTTGGATTCGCAGTTCATTGCTCTCCCAAAGATACAGATGGCTGCCATCTCTATTATGGTTGGGCACTTCATCAGTTCCGAGTGTCAGTTCCTCTTATATGCCCTCTTGTAGAAGCAGGGTTCCACATGTTGTGGGCGATCTTTCAAAACCCTTCTCACGATTTGTGGCTACCATTTCTCTTCGGTATCTGAGTACCTCTTCTAACTCTCAAGAAATTAGCGGAAATCTCGAAACATCTTCATATGCGGAGAGACATG CTGAAGAAGTGCATCTAATTGATGAAtgggaagaggaggaggaggatgaaGCTGAACCTTTT ATAGGTGATGGAGGAGATGGCGGTGGAATTGTTCTGAAAAATTGTCCATGGGGCGAACAGGCTCTATCAATTGCACATGAAGTTCTTTTGCAGTTtggggatgatgatgatgattttgaaCTCTTTGCTTTTAAGACTAGTCCTAAAGGATATATTTATTTGAGACTGGAGAAACTCTCAAATGA ATATGGGTGTCCGAGCATGGATGAAATTGAGAATTACAGCCGTCAATACAAGAGAAGGTTGGATGAGTTGAGTGCACTTGGAGAAATACCGGAAAATCTAGCACTTGAG GTATCATCTCCAGGTGCAGAGCGGCTAATAAGAGTACCGGATGACTTAGAACGATTCAAAGAGAAGCCTATGATGGTGAGCTATATGGATAGTCAGGAGAAGACTGGCATGTTTGTCATGGAAAGAATCAACAGTGAAACAGGGAGCTGTATTTGGAAATTGGCTGATGTTAAAGAAAACAGAGATCCATCTGCAAGAGGAAGACCATTTAGCCGTAAACTCAAGGATTGGAGATTAGATTTGCCATTTTCAATGATTAAGAGAGTAACCTTCTATCTCGATTAA